ACAGGAGAAGACAATGGATGAACAATTTACACAGATGCTCAAGTATCTTAGGCTTTCCGGTCTTCTGTCGAACTGGGACCGTTATCTTTCCATCGCTCAGAAGGGCAATTACTCCCATACGCGCCTGCTCGAATATGTCGTCGAGCAGGAGTATAATCTCAAAAAGGAAAACGCCAGAAAAATGCGGATTACTCGTGCCAGGATCCCGGAAAAATACGTGATCGAGACCTTTCCTTTTGATCGGCAGCCGCAGCTGAACAAAAAGAAGATCCTGAACATGTACGATGGGTTCGATTACGTGGAAAAATGCCGTAATCTGATTTTTATGGGGCCGACCGGCACCGGGAAAACCGGGCTTGCAACCGCTTTCCTCACCCATGCCATTGATCGGGGATACAACGGACGATTTATCGCGTTTGCTGAACTGGTCGAACAACTCTACCAGTCGGTTGCCGATCACACGGAAGCCCACGTTATTAAAAAATTTGCCGCAACCGATTGTCTTTTAATCGACGAGTTGGGATATGTTGAGGTTGAGCCGGTGCAGGTCGGTCTGTTTTTTACCCTGATGAGCAGGCGTCATCAGAAAAAGACCACGCTGATTACATCAAATCTTGGCTTCTCTCAATGGTCGTCTTTTTTGAAAAACGACCATCTGACCGCTGCCCTGATCGACCGGTTGACGGAAAACAGCCATGTGATCAACATGAGAAACTGTGTAAGTCTGAGATCAAAGTTGGGAACAATATAACTGACAGGTTTTATCATGGCAGGTTCCCGTTATACCCGACAGAGACTGTTTACACTTCGTAATCACATCCCCATGAACAGGGTGCTTGAGGCCTTGTCTATCCCTGTATCCGGCCAGGGAAAAGAATACCGTTTCTGTTGCCCTGTCTGCAATCAATTTAATACCGGCATCAATCCAAAAACAAATCTGGCCCGATGCTTTTCCTGCCAAAAAAATTACAATACCATTGATCTTGTGATGGTAACCAAAGGCTGTGGGTTTATTGATAGTGTCGCATATCTTGAGACATTAAAGTCGGACATCCCGTTCCAAGAAACAAAATCAGCTTATCCCGCAAAAATCGTCAGGCAAAACAAAATGGTCCCCATCAGTGACATTTTTAAATCCCTGGCACCACCCGAATCTTCTTCAAAACGTGAAAATCAAACCATCGTCGAACTCCAAAAACGGATCACTAACCTGGAACGGTTCGTCAAAACTCTCTGCGAAAAAATAGCTTTAATAGAACGATCTTAGCGAATCTTTAATAGCTTCGGTTATCCTGCGTGAATCTGCAGGGTACCGCGGGGTTTTTATTTAAATTTTTTTGGGCGGGGTAAATGCCGGCCTATGCCAGCCAACGTATTAGTTTATCAGAGTAAAATTGTATCAATTTATCTGAGCGCTATAGATTCAGTGAGGGCGATGCCGCAAAAATATTGTCTATCGCACGTTACTGGATCGGATCCGGCGGTAATACGCTGCCACGCCTTGAAAGTTGGCAAGTGATGCACCCACTTCCATATCATGAAGGAATCACGGAAGACGTGTATGGCAATCTGTTTAAAAATGTTGGACGAAATGAAGAAGGCGTTCAACGCTATTTTTCAGCTCGAGCTGAACACCTGGGGAAATCTCCTGTGGTAGCGTTTGATTCGACCACAATCTCGACCTATTCTGAAAATCAGTCGGAGGCAAGACAAGGGTTCAACAAAGCTCAAGACGGACTCAACACGATCAAGCTTTTAACCCTATATTCCGTGAAGTCTGGCGAACCAATAGCCTTCTCCAAACAACCAGGCAATGTTCCGGATGTTATCTCTATTGAAAACACTCTGACACAGCTTAAATGCCTCCATCTTGAAAAACCTCTGGTTGTTACTGATAACGGCTACTATAGCCAGAAAAACATGATGGAATTTTCCTTGCGCAATGTGAAATTTTTGACCCTGGTTGACCCCAACATTACCTGGATCCGTGAGACAGTTGATGCACTTCGCCCAAGTATAGCGAGTATGTCCAGCACCTGCCCGTTTGATCCGTCAATTTGTGGCGCAACTTCGTGCTTAACACACCAGTTCAGTAAAGTTCGCCAGCGGTCACGCAACGGCACAGCTGCCGGTGAAAAAGAGACATTCTCGCGCCGCCTGTATGTCCACATTTATTATTCCCCCGACAATGAAGCCAAGAAAGAACTCGCCTTTCGCAAGGATTTGCTTGACCTAAAGATGCTGGTGGAAGAGAACACAACAGAATTTACGGAATCAGCGCAAAGAAAAATAGACAAGTACCTGACAAGCTCCAGAAAGGGGCGTGGGGGACAGTTGAAGGTTGGGTTCAACGATGAGGCCATTGCCGAAGCAAAAAAATACTTTGGCTATTTCGCCCTTGTCAGCAATCAGGCTATGGACACATTTACAGCGCTTGAAAACTACCGGCTGCGTGAAAAAATTGAAGAACTTTTTGCCGTGCAAAAGGGGAGACTCGACGGCGCTCGGCCGCGCACATGGTATCCTGACAATTTGCGTGGGAGACAATTTACACAATTTGTCTCTCTGGGTTATCATTGTTTTTTGACAAAAAAAATAAAGGAAATACAATCCAGGCTGAGGGAAAAAGAATCCGGGAAAACCCAATCACTTATCAAGCTCGAAAAAAAGCTGGAAAACTGGATTGCACAACGTTCGCTTTCTCAGATTTTGGATTGGTTTGACTGTATCGAAACCACAAAGGTACAGACTGCCATGGGAAATTATCGATGGTCCACCGAATCAGTCGCCAGAGATAGGCTGTTTTTGAAGTATCTGGGGGTACGCCCCGAATAGTGTACGCTTTATACGACTTTCAGGTTAGTATGGGCAACGGCTGCCTGGATGTCCTGCATGGGCGATATGATTGAATCAATGAGCATATGCAATCTAGTGGTTAAGCGTCCAGTTTTACCCGGCGGGCATCAATGTAAGCGTCCAGGTCGGCAACGTCATACAAAATACGCCTACCCAATTTAATGTAATTAGGCCCTATCCTCTTGGCTCTTTGGTTTGCTAAGGTCTGGGGGTTTTTATACCCCAGGTAAGCGGCAGCCTGCTTGGCGTCTAATCTTTGTTTTTTCATTAATTTTTTCCAACATGTTACAACATGTATCATTTAAGTATCTAAAAAAAAGAGCTGAAAGCTCCACTATTTTACATATTACAATAATTTTTTAATTTCAAAATTGACGTCCGCGATCAAAGCAGAGATATTCAAAATAAAAACGCTGTTTTGATACATCACACCTTCTTTAATAACCTTAAAAAATTCGTCAACTTTGTCTTCATCATCAAAACTAAAGAAAAATGTATTCTCCTTAGTTTCTTTCAGATCAATATGTACGAGAATATGATAAGCTTTATTATTTTCGTCTGAGAATGAAAAAGAATATTTCCCAATTATTGACCCAGCACGTTCCCGACTAAATCCAAATTCAATCAAGTGTTTGAATGCAGCAACTTTATAAAGATCGTTAATCGAATAGAGATTTTTAACCCCCTGGCCAGATGCTTTTTGGATAGACGGACCAACATAGCCACGCTCTACCCATTGCTGGAGACGCGCCCTTGTTACGCCAATAACCTTTATTAGTTCTGGGGTTGTATAATCTGGTTTATTTAGACTCATAATGCCATACTTCATAATATATTTGTTACAACATGTATCATTTTTATGATATTGTCAATAATTTTTTTGAACGGCCATGTTTTTTCATACTTTCCCCCACCAGAAACCAGAACCCAGGTGGGGGATATGGTGGGGGATTGAATTTTCAGGCATAAAAAAAGGCCCTTACAATGCCCTGCAAGTGCCTGTTTTTATTATATGGTGATCCCACCGGGAATCGAACCCGGGTTTCCGGCGTGAGAGGCCAGCGTCCTGACCGCTAGACGATGGGACCATGTAAACTTTAGAAATGATTATTTATAATGCTTGGGTTCAAAAGTCAATAAAAATTAAATTCAAAGTATCCCATATCAATGAGAAATCCATGACTGCAGCGCATATTACCCTCTGAATTTACTTTGGATCAAAATTTTTACGGGTGCCTTTTTTGGCGCCCAGGGCAAAGTAGAAAAGCCAGCCGATGACTGGGACAATAGCCACAAGGTGCCAGACAAATTTTTCTTTGGGTGTTGAGAAATCTTTTTTCAGCAGGTCAATTAATGCAAGCATGGTCAGGACAAAGGAAACGCCGACAATTAGAAGTACATATAAAACAAGCTCTTTGGGTGTCATTTTATTTTTCCGATTTTTTATAAACCAACGGATATTGGTCTTACGTTTTTGTGGCAGGTCAAATATTTGCCGTTATTTTAATTTATCTGAAATCTTGAGCAGCGCATCTACATAATAGTTGGAGTGGTTGTACCGGAACAGGACTTCATGCTGGCGCTGACGGCTCAAACCCGATTTCCAACCGTGGTGTTTTAAGTAATTGGCCACTGAAAAAATGGCGTCATCGTGATCAAACAAATCCACCTTCCCATCTTGATTACCGTCCCTGGCCAACATCAAAGCGTTGGAAGGCATGAACTGAGGAATGCCCATGGCACCGGCGTAAGAACCTTTAACAGCAACAGGATCAATACCCTCACGGTCGGCATAACTGATCAGTGCCTTAAGCTCTTCATATCCCCACCTGCTTTTCTGATCTACTTTTTTATCAAAAGCATCCCGCTCAGATTTTTTATTATCCGATATAGCCTGCCAGACCCTTTCAGCAAGGGCTTTGTCCGTAAGCGCTGCCATGGTGGACAAGGTGTTTATCACCGTACGCTTGCCAAGGTAAGTGCCCAGGCGGGTTTCTACCAGAAGGATAGCTGTAATAATGGTTTTGTCCACTGAAAATTTTTCCTGGGCTTTATATAGGCTCTCCTTATGCGTGGCCATATACTCTCGGGCATTGGCTATGGATTTTGGCGACGAGAACTGGTCATAATTAAGGCTGGATTCCGAATGGACAAAAAACAAAGAGACCCCCCCTGGATCAAAAAAGAACCCTTCATTACTCAACAGAGCATTGGTTTTTTCCGGATCAAACCCGTCCTGAATAAGCCGTCGGGTAAGGCGGTAAAAATCATTTGTCTGATCAGAGCTATCCGGTGCAGCCTCCTGCTGAGCATAGCAAACATTAACAGAAAAACAGATGATCAACGCCACAATAACTCTCAGGATCAATTTTGGGAAAGGGTAGATTTTTTTCATAATTGCGGAGTCTGCTCCCTTGCTGTAATCGTTTGAGGAAGGATATTTTTCCTGTTCCAGAGCCTGTTTTATTGCCATTTTATATAGCGTATTTTGTTTTTGATTGCATTAAAAAAACGTCACAGACAAACTACATCGTGCAGACCGAAAACCGTAAATTTTGCCGATTACGGCGTTGATTTGAAATTTCAATCCTCAAAATTCGCCTTGCATTCCGAAGGTTTTAATTTCAGCCCGCCTTATACTCAACAAAATTTCCAGGTTTTCGTCCAGACACTACATAAAAAAACGGGTCCGGAAAACTGTCAAGGATTTCCGGACCCGTTTGTCAGGTCAATGCCAACACAAGGCTGTTTTTTTAAATGTCAAAGTACAGATAGAACTCATGGGGATGCGGACGGCTGATAACCGGTTTAACTTCGTTTTCCATTTTGTAGTCAATCCAGTAGTCAACAACGTCCTTAGTGAAAACATCACCCTTGAGCAGGAATTCATTGTCGGCTTTAAGGGCTTCCAGAGCTTCTTCAAGGCAACCCGGTGCGGACGGGATAGCAGCCAGTTCTTCAGCCGGCAGATCATAGATGTTTTTATCCATGGGATCGCCCGGATCAATTTTGTTCTGAATACCGTCAAGCATGGCCATGGCAATGGCGGAGAAAGCCATGTAACCGTTGGCGCTGGGATCAGGTGTACGGAATTCAAGACGTTTTGCCTTGGGAGATCCGGAGTACATGGGCAGACGGATGGCAGCAGAACGGTTCCGGCTGGAGTAGGCCAGCTTGATGGGTGCTTCAAAACCGGGGACCAGACGTTTGTAGGAGTTGGTGGTGGGGTTTGTCAAGGCGCACAGGGCTTTGGCGTGTTTCATGATGCCGCCGATGGAGTACAGAGCGTTATCGGACATACCTGCATATTTGTTACCTGCAAATGTGGGCTCTCCACCTTTCCAGAAGCTCATGTGGGTGTGCATGCCGGTACCATTGTCGCCATAGAGGGGTTTGGGCATAAAGGTAACGCACTGTCCGTATTTTGCAGCCACATTTCTCAATACATATTTGAACCAGGCAAGCTTGTCACCCATGTTCAACAGGGAGTCAAACCGAAGGTCAATCTCAGACTGGCCTGCAGATGCAACCTCGTGATGCTGGCATTCCATGTCAATACCCAGATCTTGCAGGGTCAGCATCATCTCAGTTCTCATGTCTTGATAGGTATCTGCGGGCGGCAGGGGGAAATAACCGTGTTTGGGTTTGATTTTGTATCCCAGGTTGGGTTCGGAACCGTCACCGGTGTTCCAGTGAGCTTCCGGAGAATCAATCTCAAAAAAGGAAGCATGGGGATCTGAAGAGTAACGGATATTGGAGAAGATAAAAAACTCGGGCTCGGGACCTACAAAAATGGTGTCGCCGATGCCGGTGCTTTTGATATAGGCTTCAGTTCTTTTGGCAATACCGCGGGGATCTCTGGAATACCCTTCACCGGTGATCGGGTCATGGATGTTGCCAATAATGGCCAAAGTCGGCACTTTAAAAAACGGATCAATTTTTGCCGTTCCAGCTTCAGGAATGACGTTCATATCAGAGTTATCAATGTTCTGCCATGCTCTCATGGAAGAACCGTCAAATCCAAATCCATCTTCAAAGGAAGCTTCTGTCAGCTCTGATACAGGCACACTAAAATGTTGCCACGTGCCGATGAAGTCCATATAGCGGACATCAACGACTTTAACGTCATTTTCTTTTGCCATTGCCAATACTTCTTTTGGTGTCATGTTTCTACCTTTCCATCTATAAAGTTATTATGGGTTTATCCTATGTTTTTTGGGTTTGAGATAATGGGCGTAAAAGCGCCTTAAATGTTAAATTGCATCATCTCCGCTTTCTCCGGTCCGAACCCGGATAGCGCCTTCAACCGGCAACACAAAAATCTTACCGTCACCAATCTTACCGCTGTTTGTTGCAGACCGGATAGTTTCCACGGTTTCGTCAAGTCGGTCGTCGGTCACAACAATCTCAAGTTTTATTTTTGGAACAAAATCTACAACATACTCCGCCCCGCGATAGATCTCTTTGTGCCCTTTCTGGCGGCCGTATCCATTAACTTCTGTAACGGTCATGCCGTAGATGCCGATTTCGCTCAAAGCCTCTTTGACATCATCCAACTTAAAGGGTTTAATAATTGCTTCAATTTTTTTCATTTATGACCTCCTTTGACTGTATCTGTGGAAGACGGTTAATAATAGCGTTTTTTATTTGATTCAATTTTTCTTCTGATTCTATTTTCTGGTCTCCTTCAATATCCCGGACGTAAAAAACATCAATCACCTGATCCACCTTAGTGGCGACCATGGCGACATTGACGTTGATACCGGACCGGTATAAGGTATTGGTAATGGCAAACAAGAGCCCTGGAAAATCATAGGTTAAAACTTCAATAATCGTAAAAAAGCTGGATGTTTCATTGTCTATGCGGACCTGGTTGTCTTCAGGCCGACTACCGCTGGATATGGTCACTTCAGTGGGAATTTTCTCAAGCACGTTATCCAGGTAGTGGTCATCTTCAAGGGCCATGCTTAAATCCTGCCCGGCCTTTTCCCATTTTTCCTTTTCAAAGAGTCGATCCTGGGGAGGACGGACATTAAAGATATCCAGAAAATGCCTGTCACCCAAAAAATAGGCCTGGGAACCGACAATATCAATATTATTCTGAAAAAAGACCCCGGCAAGCTTGGAATAAAACCCCGGCTTATCCTTACCGCAAATGGAGACGGTTCTCATATCAGACTTGTTTTCTTTTGTAATCTGCCAGATATATTCCCGATCTCCAAGATTTCTAAATAAATTAATATGATCCACAATGTTCTGGGGAGGCACATAAAGCAGGTAGCGCCGGGACATAGCAGACAACTGCCGGGTAACCTCTTCTTCACGCCAACTCTCCCGCAACAAAGTCAAAACGTCTTTCTTCTTTTTTTCAATAAGTCGCTGGGTTTTCTTGGACGCCAGTTCCCCTGTTTTGATGATACCCATGGTCTTAAAAAACAGGTCTTTGATCAAATTTTCGGTCCATTCGTTCCAGGCCTTGGGTCCGGTTGCCTTGGAATCTGCCACCGTAATCAGAAAAAGCATGCGCAATAACCGAATTTTGCCAATCTTATGCGCTGTGTAAACGGCTGTCTCCTCGTCATAAATATCTCGGCGGGTGGCGGTTTTTGCCAAAAACAAATGGTGTTCAATGAGGAAAAGGATATCTTCTTTTTCCACAGGACTGAATCCGAGTCGTTCAACAACAGGCCCTGCTATTCTGGCCCCTCTACGAGAATGCTCCTTGGCAGGGTCAGCTTTACCGATGTCATGAAGAAGACCAGCCACAAGCAAAACATTCTTGTTCCTTATCTCCTTGAACACGGAATTATAAAGGGTACCCATCATCGTATCACCAGGGTCTTTGAAACCGTTCAGAATCTCTACGCAGCGAATGGAGTGCTTGTCCACGGGAAACAGGTGATACTGATTGTACTGAATTTTATGCACCAGCGGCGCAAATTCCGGGATAAATTGAGCCAGGATACCGGTGGAAAGCATGACATTCAGCACATTGAATTTCCAGATCGACATACCCAGAATCCGTTTAAAAATCTTGACACATGCCGGATCCGTGCGCACCTCATCATCCACAAGGTGACGGAATTCCGATGCGACCCGCCTGGCCTCAATAGACAAAGGTATCCGGGTCTGCCCACTTTCAAGAAAAATGCGCAGCAGTAGATCAGGGTGCTGCATAATTGTCACGGTATTTGCAAAACAAAGCCGGCGTTTTTTTACGACCAACCCCTCAGTCTTGGTAGGACGTGGCGCAGCCGTGTCTTTCTTAACCCGGCAGGTGGATATGATATCTTCGAATGTGATCTGGTAAATCTGCTTTAAAAAATCCATTTTTTCATGCAGTTCACCGAGGAAAACCTCCACCTGGGGCGAGCCCGAAGTATCCGCATAATCCATTAAACCGGCCACTTCTGCCTGGTGTTCGAAATGCAGGGTATCGCTTTTGCGGTTGCTGATATAATGCAAACGGTTGCGCACATCCCATATATAGATTAACGCGTCTTCCAGACTGTCGTATTCAAAATGAGACAAAAACCCATAATACTCCAGATCCCGCCGGG
Above is a window of uncultured Desulfobacter sp. DNA encoding:
- the istB gene encoding IS21-like element helper ATPase IstB: MDEQFTQMLKYLRLSGLLSNWDRYLSIAQKGNYSHTRLLEYVVEQEYNLKKENARKMRITRARIPEKYVIETFPFDRQPQLNKKKILNMYDGFDYVEKCRNLIFMGPTGTGKTGLATAFLTHAIDRGYNGRFIAFAELVEQLYQSVADHTEAHVIKKFAATDCLLIDELGYVEVEPVQVGLFFTLMSRRHQKKTTLITSNLGFSQWSSFLKNDHLTAALIDRLTENSHVINMRNCVSLRSKLGTI
- a CDS encoding CHC2 zinc finger domain-containing protein → MAGSRYTRQRLFTLRNHIPMNRVLEALSIPVSGQGKEYRFCCPVCNQFNTGINPKTNLARCFSCQKNYNTIDLVMVTKGCGFIDSVAYLETLKSDIPFQETKSAYPAKIVRQNKMVPISDIFKSLAPPESSSKRENQTIVELQKRITNLERFVKTLCEKIALIERS
- a CDS encoding transposase; its protein translation is MSIARYWIGSGGNTLPRLESWQVMHPLPYHEGITEDVYGNLFKNVGRNEEGVQRYFSARAEHLGKSPVVAFDSTTISTYSENQSEARQGFNKAQDGLNTIKLLTLYSVKSGEPIAFSKQPGNVPDVISIENTLTQLKCLHLEKPLVVTDNGYYSQKNMMEFSLRNVKFLTLVDPNITWIRETVDALRPSIASMSSTCPFDPSICGATSCLTHQFSKVRQRSRNGTAAGEKETFSRRLYVHIYYSPDNEAKKELAFRKDLLDLKMLVEENTTEFTESAQRKIDKYLTSSRKGRGGQLKVGFNDEAIAEAKKYFGYFALVSNQAMDTFTALENYRLREKIEELFAVQKGRLDGARPRTWYPDNLRGRQFTQFVSLGYHCFLTKKIKEIQSRLREKESGKTQSLIKLEKKLENWIAQRSLSQILDWFDCIETTKVQTAMGNYRWSTESVARDRLFLKYLGVRPE
- a CDS encoding helix-turn-helix domain-containing protein, coding for MKKQRLDAKQAAAYLGYKNPQTLANQRAKRIGPNYIKLGRRILYDVADLDAYIDARRVKLDA
- a CDS encoding MerR family transcriptional regulator; translation: MSLNKPDYTTPELIKVIGVTRARLQQWVERGYVGPSIQKASGQGVKNLYSINDLYKVAAFKHLIEFGFSRERAGSIIGKYSFSFSDENNKAYHILVHIDLKETKENTFFFSFDDEDKVDEFFKVIKEGVMYQNSVFILNISALIADVNFEIKKLL
- a CDS encoding PLDc N-terminal domain-containing protein, whose protein sequence is MTPKELVLYVLLIVGVSFVLTMLALIDLLKKDFSTPKEKFVWHLVAIVPVIGWLFYFALGAKKGTRKNFDPK
- a CDS encoding lytic murein transglycosylase, giving the protein MKKIYPFPKLILRVIVALIICFSVNVCYAQQEAAPDSSDQTNDFYRLTRRLIQDGFDPEKTNALLSNEGFFFDPGGVSLFFVHSESSLNYDQFSSPKSIANAREYMATHKESLYKAQEKFSVDKTIITAILLVETRLGTYLGKRTVINTLSTMAALTDKALAERVWQAISDNKKSERDAFDKKVDQKSRWGYEELKALISYADREGIDPVAVKGSYAGAMGIPQFMPSNALMLARDGNQDGKVDLFDHDDAIFSVANYLKHHGWKSGLSRQRQHEVLFRYNHSNYYVDALLKISDKLK
- the glnA gene encoding type I glutamate--ammonia ligase codes for the protein MTPKEVLAMAKENDVKVVDVRYMDFIGTWQHFSVPVSELTEASFEDGFGFDGSSMRAWQNIDNSDMNVIPEAGTAKIDPFFKVPTLAIIGNIHDPITGEGYSRDPRGIAKRTEAYIKSTGIGDTIFVGPEPEFFIFSNIRYSSDPHASFFEIDSPEAHWNTGDGSEPNLGYKIKPKHGYFPLPPADTYQDMRTEMMLTLQDLGIDMECQHHEVASAGQSEIDLRFDSLLNMGDKLAWFKYVLRNVAAKYGQCVTFMPKPLYGDNGTGMHTHMSFWKGGEPTFAGNKYAGMSDNALYSIGGIMKHAKALCALTNPTTNSYKRLVPGFEAPIKLAYSSRNRSAAIRLPMYSGSPKAKRLEFRTPDPSANGYMAFSAIAMAMLDGIQNKIDPGDPMDKNIYDLPAEELAAIPSAPGCLEEALEALKADNEFLLKGDVFTKDVVDYWIDYKMENEVKPVISRPHPHEFYLYFDI
- a CDS encoding P-II family nitrogen regulator — protein: MKKIEAIIKPFKLDDVKEALSEIGIYGMTVTEVNGYGRQKGHKEIYRGAEYVVDFVPKIKLEIVVTDDRLDETVETIRSATNSGKIGDGKIFVLPVEGAIRVRTGESGDDAI
- the glnD gene encoding [protein-PII] uridylyltransferase; amino-acid sequence: MDSPETTLLIEQKQELIDQYLQGQETNFLEKMTTRLDEYFYRVFEKSIAARKMVISGSPFAIIALGGYGRKEQCIHSDIDLLILFDKAIPPDVEAFVQELLYPLWDARFEVGYAVRSINECIKMSFERFDILTTVLDARFICGASLIYSEFMEKFRQQLAAKHLKPTLNYLYENGEKRLEDFGDSSYLVSPDLKSGFGGLRDYHTLLWYAKIKSNIKTRRDLEYYGFLSHFEYDSLEDALIYIWDVRNRLHYISNRKSDTLHFEHQAEVAGLMDYADTSGSPQVEVFLGELHEKMDFLKQIYQITFEDIISTCRVKKDTAAPRPTKTEGLVVKKRRLCFANTVTIMQHPDLLLRIFLESGQTRIPLSIEARRVASEFRHLVDDEVRTDPACVKIFKRILGMSIWKFNVLNVMLSTGILAQFIPEFAPLVHKIQYNQYHLFPVDKHSIRCVEILNGFKDPGDTMMGTLYNSVFKEIRNKNVLLVAGLLHDIGKADPAKEHSRRGARIAGPVVERLGFSPVEKEDILFLIEHHLFLAKTATRRDIYDEETAVYTAHKIGKIRLLRMLFLITVADSKATGPKAWNEWTENLIKDLFFKTMGIIKTGELASKKTQRLIEKKKKDVLTLLRESWREEEVTRQLSAMSRRYLLYVPPQNIVDHINLFRNLGDREYIWQITKENKSDMRTVSICGKDKPGFYSKLAGVFFQNNIDIVGSQAYFLGDRHFLDIFNVRPPQDRLFEKEKWEKAGQDLSMALEDDHYLDNVLEKIPTEVTISSGSRPEDNQVRIDNETSSFFTIIEVLTYDFPGLLFAITNTLYRSGINVNVAMVATKVDQVIDVFYVRDIEGDQKIESEEKLNQIKNAIINRLPQIQSKEVINEKN